A segment of the Candidatus Poribacteria bacterium genome:
GGAAAACTGTGCTCGCCTTTGGTTTCTAAGTTGCGAATTGAGACGAATTCACCAAATTCGACAGATGATCTGCCAGTCGTATTAAGGGTTTCCAATTCGGCATGTTTTGAGAGAGCTGCCAATAGATGATAGCGATTCTCATTCGTTACAGCATCCAGCGCAGATTGTTCTTGTACAAATTGGATTGGAACGAGTAACTTGAGTCTTTCTTCTGATTGCGGAGATGTTCTTGTAACCTCTGTAGGACTCAACAGGTGCCTCCGCCTGCTAAGTCGTTGTAACCGCTCAATGCCCTCAAAAATCTGATCGATTTCAAATTGCGATTTCAGTCCTTCAACGGTTTCATAAATTGTTTCTGTGAGGTCACGATTAAGGAGAGCCCACTCTATTTCGTTAATTTCAACGGTGATGTTGGATTCCAGATCGGCGGCGTATTTCCGTCCGCCGTGTTCAAATTTGTGATGTTGATGAACTCGGTACTTTGTCTGTACTTTCATTATAAAACCTCACGCCGTGGCTTGAATAAAACCGTGACATCTTGCAAGTATCGCCTTCGCAGCATTTTCATCTTCCACAAGTTCGCAAAGAATCGCTTCTATTTCTCTGCAAGTGTGTTCTTTGAGAAGACTGATAACCAAACCATCCTCCGTCGGTTGATTGAAAGTGCCAAATGGATTTAGCGGAGTCTCGTATCGCTTATTCAGATTCAATACAACTGACTTCTGTTCTATCTGTCTCCTGTGCCAGTTCCAATAGGAGGCGAAAAGGACATCAAGTCTGTTTTCGCAAAACAACTTCTTTTTTTTGTTAAGTTCTTCAAAGAGAGCGAGTATCCGTTGTGCAGTTTTCTCCCAAGTGAAGGTTTGTGCACGGCTCAGTGCTTTTTGCGCGTAATCTTGTTGCAGCTTGGCACTATTCAGCAATAAGTTTACTTTTTCTGAATAGTCAAACGGTGAGGCGTAACTACTAACAGTGGCGATGTCCTGCTCAAAATGAAGGGCCGGGACTATCATTCCAGCATCTCCCACGACAGAAGGCACACCGTCAAAGTCAGAGATAACTGGCGGCACACCGCACGCCATTGCTTCAAGCACTGTTAATCCGAATGTTTCCTCGCCGGACACGGAAGGGAAGCAATACACATCAAAGGCGTTGTAAATCAGGGGTAGTTTTTCGCGCGGGTGGAACCCAACATAGACCAAATTTTCGGGCATCGTTCGGTGTGCATATCTGCCCTCATTCCAACCGGCCTGCAAGAAGAGGATATGTGGGTTGAGTTCTGCCAATTGAAGGTAGATAGAGGCACCTTTTTCGGCTTGAAGGCGAGAGAGGTATCCGACCGTGGGCATCGTTTCGATCCGAGTGTCTCCCACTAATTCAGCAACTTCTTGTTTTGCTTGCTGTTTGTCCATTGGACGAAACAGATTCTGGTCAACACCGTTTGGTACCGTGTGAAAAACGCTTT
Coding sequences within it:
- a CDS encoding glycosyltransferase; the protein is MLDFPKHLHQLHIFEQDDCLYAADLDKARIVEISPVIADILKFAETQTGKEITEGLKTLYSNEEIKDAFETLTEYTEQGLLFTRGEKPAVFFAGKDNLRQLLLLAQRVNSGMLLDIENTSAGTNIALAYTIRALKEYAVVYFAGKQNRKVSKNLYEVDLSLRDISQAPRKIAERYDGILTLHLEANPDSLLPLFRCPELPPILMQVHALRGHGGTSVRSVLRSYAALRDYDAFTAPSDSVGEFYSRFVWDKSVFHTVPNGVDQNLFRPMDKQQAKQEVAELVGDTRIETMPTVGYLSRLQAEKGASIYLQLAELNPHILFLQAGWNEGRYAHRTMPENLVYVGFHPREKLPLIYNAFDVYCFPSVSGEETFGLTVLEAMACGVPPVISDFDGVPSVVGDAGMIVPALHFEQDIATVSSYASPFDYSEKVNLLLNSAKLQQDYAQKALSRAQTFTWEKTAQRILALFEELNKKKKLFCENRLDVLFASYWNWHRRQIEQKSVVLNLNKRYETPLNPFGTFNQPTEDGLVISLLKEHTCREIEAILCELVEDENAAKAILARCHGFIQATA